A DNA window from Christiangramia salexigens contains the following coding sequences:
- the rseP gene encoding RIP metalloprotease RseP, with translation MDPFLVKAIQLILSLSFLIVLHELGHFIPAKLFGTRVEKFFLFFDVKFALFKKKIGDTVYGIGWLPLGGYVKISGMIDESMDKEQMAQPPQDWEFRSKPAWQRLIIMLGGVTVNLVLGFLIYMMIMFVWGTAYVGPEEMPKGFAVVDSFEEYGFQDGDRILEVDGKEFENSLDINKHLFMRGVQSITVLHQDGTEETISVPEEIGTKMFKQGIMQPFVPIMAPVLDSVQPGLAAEKAGLKKGDKLISLNDVEIGYWHELAPVSVENKNNEIDLVYERNGEIKSTTITPNEEGKLGFVKNYEFDIKRKKFGLVQSISKGFDYGYWTLRDYVYQFKYVFTKKGATQLGGFGAIGGLFPDSWNWLGFWNTTALLSIILAFMNILPIPALDGGHVMFLLYEMVSGRKPNDKFMEIAQMVGFFLLIALVLYANGNDIYRWLFEG, from the coding sequence ATGGATCCATTTTTAGTAAAAGCCATACAATTAATATTAAGTCTGTCTTTCTTGATCGTTCTACACGAATTAGGTCATTTTATTCCGGCAAAATTATTCGGTACACGTGTAGAAAAATTCTTCTTGTTTTTCGACGTAAAGTTCGCATTGTTTAAAAAGAAGATCGGGGATACCGTATATGGTATAGGTTGGTTGCCTTTAGGAGGTTATGTGAAGATCTCGGGAATGATAGATGAGAGTATGGACAAGGAGCAGATGGCTCAACCTCCGCAGGATTGGGAATTTAGAAGTAAGCCGGCATGGCAGCGACTTATAATTATGCTAGGTGGTGTTACCGTAAACCTTGTACTTGGTTTTCTTATTTATATGATGATCATGTTCGTTTGGGGAACTGCTTATGTGGGACCGGAAGAAATGCCAAAAGGTTTTGCAGTGGTAGATTCATTTGAAGAATACGGTTTTCAGGATGGAGATAGGATCCTTGAAGTAGACGGAAAAGAATTCGAGAACAGTCTGGATATCAATAAACACTTGTTTATGAGAGGTGTTCAGAGCATTACTGTCTTACATCAGGATGGTACAGAAGAAACCATTTCTGTTCCGGAAGAAATTGGAACAAAAATGTTTAAACAGGGGATCATGCAGCCATTTGTTCCTATAATGGCTCCTGTATTGGATTCTGTGCAACCCGGACTTGCAGCCGAAAAGGCTGGACTTAAAAAGGGGGATAAACTAATTTCTTTAAATGATGTGGAAATTGGGTACTGGCATGAACTGGCCCCGGTTTCTGTAGAGAATAAGAATAATGAGATTGACCTGGTTTATGAGAGAAATGGAGAAATAAAAAGTACCACGATCACTCCTAATGAAGAAGGGAAACTGGGTTTTGTTAAGAATTATGAATTTGATATAAAGCGTAAGAAATTTGGCCTAGTTCAGAGTATAAGTAAAGGATTTGATTATGGCTATTGGACGCTTAGAGATTATGTGTACCAGTTTAAATATGTATTCACTAAGAAAGGAGCTACTCAATTAGGTGGGTTTGGTGCAATTGGAGGCTTATTCCCTGATTCCTGGAACTGGTTAGGTTTTTGGAATACCACGGCCTTACTGTCCATTATCCTTGCGTTCATGAATATTCTTCCAATCCCGGCTCTTGATGGTGGGCATGTAATGTTCCTGCTTTATGAAATGGTATCGGGAAGAAAACCCAATGATAAATTCATGGAAATTGCCCAGATGGTAGGTTTCTTTCTACTAATTGCACTTGTGCTTTATGCAAATGGAAACGACATATATCGCTGGCTATTTGAGGGATAG
- a CDS encoding SCO family protein yields the protein MLKFFERYKTFAIVLSILSVIIIYCIYTLLKPEERLPVYQPDMVNSELVDSTVQYVRKYHKIADFKLVNQNGDTITQDYYKDKIYIADFFFTTCLTICPIMTDHMIEIQEKIKDDEDVLLLSHTVFPVADSVPVLKEYAKEKGVIDEKWNLVTGDKKQIYELARKSYLATKSTGDGGPYDMIHTENFVLVDKKNQIRGFYDGTKADAIQDLLHDLKVLKAEYRD from the coding sequence ATGCTCAAGTTTTTTGAACGCTACAAAACCTTTGCCATAGTTTTATCCATCCTCTCTGTAATTATCATTTACTGCATTTATACCTTATTAAAACCCGAAGAACGACTACCTGTCTACCAACCTGATATGGTGAATTCTGAACTTGTAGATTCCACAGTTCAATATGTTCGAAAATATCATAAGATCGCAGATTTTAAACTCGTTAATCAAAATGGCGATACCATTACTCAGGATTATTATAAGGATAAGATATATATCGCTGATTTCTTTTTCACAACCTGCTTAACTATATGCCCTATCATGACAGACCATATGATAGAGATCCAGGAAAAGATTAAGGACGATGAAGATGTGCTTCTACTTTCGCACACGGTATTCCCGGTTGCCGATAGTGTCCCAGTTCTAAAGGAATACGCTAAAGAGAAAGGTGTTATAGACGAAAAATGGAATCTTGTCACAGGAGACAAAAAACAGATCTACGAACTTGCAAGAAAATCCTATCTGGCCACCAAATCTACCGGAGATGGAGGGCCTTACGATATGATACATACCGAAAACTTTGTTCTGGTTGATAAAAAAAATCAGATACGAGGTTTTTATGACGGTACAAAGG
- a CDS encoding inorganic phosphate transporter, producing MENIYLLMLVALVVLAIADLVVGVSNDAVNFLNSAIGSKAISFKTIMIIASLGIFIGAVFSSGMMEVARKGIFMPGQFYFDEIMIIFMAVMITDILLLDFFNTLGMPTSTTVSIVFELLGAAVVMALIKISANDAQTFANMVDYINTEKATQIISGIFLSVVIAFSIGALVQWLSRLTFTFEYEKKIKNFGAIFGGVCLTAIGYFIFFKGLKGTPYYSSFKDILESQVLTVVAVSFVFWTLFSYLFTKIFKRSILIVVIAIGTFGLALAFSGNDLVNFIGVPMAAYHSFEAWTASGEAASSFSMVSLREKVPAEPALLFIAGGIMVLTLWFSKKARSVAETEIGLSRQGHGSEKFNPNILSRALVSGSTKLVSALGAVIPESTQERISRSFEKPEDYSATMSKEEQPAFDMIRAAINLTVAGVLISIATSYKLPLSTTYVTFMVAMGTSLADKAWGRESAVYRVAGVLNVIGGWFFTAFSAFAAAGILTYIIYLGKGPAIAILLILAIGLLVRNYLSHKKKYMAKSDTSGLRKSESNTVQGIIQESADNIINVVTRSNKIYSDVFKGLAKQDKAVLKKSKKGIDKLDSEVEELRDHIFFFIKSLDETSVRGSSFYITILAYLTDVTQSLEFISKKSYKHVNNNHKPLRYSQINDLKEIDKLLSSLLQEIEEVFSERRFDKIESIIDHKERILSVLSAKIEKQVARTRTEESSPKNTTLYFNLLLETKDLVNAIMNLMGEYNSSYRKV from the coding sequence ATGGAAAATATTTACTTGTTAATGTTAGTTGCTTTGGTGGTACTTGCCATAGCAGATCTTGTTGTAGGAGTAAGCAATGATGCTGTGAACTTCCTGAATTCGGCGATTGGATCCAAAGCCATTTCGTTTAAAACCATTATGATCATAGCCAGTCTGGGAATTTTTATAGGGGCTGTATTTTCAAGTGGAATGATGGAAGTGGCGCGAAAGGGGATATTTATGCCCGGCCAGTTTTATTTTGATGAAATCATGATCATATTCATGGCCGTGATGATCACCGATATCCTATTACTGGACTTCTTTAATACCTTGGGAATGCCTACATCGACTACGGTTTCTATCGTATTCGAATTGCTTGGTGCGGCCGTGGTAATGGCGCTTATCAAAATAAGTGCTAATGATGCTCAGACCTTTGCAAATATGGTAGATTACATTAATACCGAAAAGGCGACTCAGATCATCTCGGGTATTTTTCTATCTGTAGTCATAGCATTTAGTATTGGCGCTCTTGTGCAATGGCTGTCAAGACTTACGTTCACGTTTGAATATGAAAAAAAAATAAAGAATTTTGGAGCTATTTTTGGCGGTGTTTGTTTAACCGCGATAGGTTATTTTATATTTTTTAAAGGCTTAAAGGGGACGCCTTACTACAGCAGTTTTAAGGATATTCTGGAAAGTCAGGTGCTCACTGTGGTAGCTGTTAGTTTTGTCTTCTGGACCTTGTTTTCCTATCTATTCACAAAGATCTTCAAGCGTAGTATTCTTATCGTGGTAATTGCCATAGGAACCTTTGGTTTGGCGCTTGCTTTTTCGGGTAACGACCTTGTTAACTTTATTGGGGTGCCAATGGCGGCATACCATTCTTTTGAGGCCTGGACAGCATCCGGGGAGGCTGCTTCAAGCTTCTCTATGGTTTCCCTGCGCGAAAAAGTACCTGCAGAGCCTGCCTTGTTGTTCATCGCGGGTGGTATTATGGTGCTTACACTTTGGTTTTCAAAGAAAGCGCGTAGCGTTGCAGAAACAGAGATCGGTCTTTCAAGACAGGGTCATGGTTCAGAGAAATTTAACCCAAATATCTTATCACGGGCTTTAGTATCGGGAAGTACAAAACTGGTTTCTGCGCTTGGTGCAGTTATACCGGAAAGCACTCAGGAACGAATAAGTAGGAGCTTTGAGAAACCTGAAGATTATTCGGCAACGATGAGTAAGGAAGAACAACCTGCATTTGATATGATTAGAGCAGCAATAAACCTTACGGTAGCCGGTGTGCTAATCTCTATTGCAACATCTTATAAATTACCTCTTTCTACAACCTATGTTACCTTTATGGTAGCCATGGGAACATCTCTTGCAGATAAGGCCTGGGGAAGAGAAAGTGCTGTATACAGAGTAGCAGGTGTGCTTAATGTGATTGGAGGCTGGTTCTTTACGGCTTTTAGTGCCTTTGCAGCAGCCGGTATCCTTACTTATATCATTTACTTGGGTAAAGGCCCTGCTATTGCGATCCTGTTGATCTTAGCTATTGGACTTCTTGTGAGAAACTATCTTTCTCATAAGAAAAAGTATATGGCTAAAAGTGATACTTCTGGCTTGCGAAAATCAGAAAGCAACACCGTTCAGGGGATCATTCAGGAAAGTGCAGATAATATTATTAATGTTGTAACCAGAAGTAATAAGATCTATTCTGATGTTTTTAAAGGTCTGGCTAAACAGGATAAAGCAGTGCTCAAGAAGAGCAAGAAGGGAATAGATAAATTGGATTCTGAAGTTGAGGAGTTAAGAGATCATATATTCTTTTTCATTAAAAGCCTGGATGAAACCAGTGTTAGAGGAAGTAGTTTTTATATAACTATCCTGGCTTATTTGACCGATGTTACACAATCTCTGGAATTCATCTCTAAGAAGAGCTATAAGCACGTAAATAATAACCATAAGCCTTTGCGTTATAGTCAGATCAATGATCTAAAGGAAATTGATAAGCTATTGAGCAGTTTGCTTCAGGAGATCGAAGAGGTTTTCAGTGAAAGAAGATTCGATAAAATTGAAAGTATCATAGATCATAAGGAACGAATTCTTTCGGTTTTATCTGCTAAGATCGAGAAGCAGGTGGCTAGAACCAGAACCGAAGAGTCTAGTCCAAAGAACACAACTCTGTATTTTAACCTGCTGTTAGAGACTAAGGATCTTGT